The following proteins come from a genomic window of Citrobacter europaeus:
- a CDS encoding metal ABC transporter substrate-binding protein: MGLRQSLRVATGALLLACGLQFAHANSDPHTIVFGVAPGPYGDMVKQAIAPTLKEKGYKVVVREFSDYVQPNMALSNGSIDANLFQHSLYFDKFTADKGLKLSKLIVVPTAGMGFYSHKIKSLDELKKGDVITLSNDPTNLARGLRFLQSIGLITIKDNIDPTKASERDIASNPKGLVFKPLEAAQLPRTLDGVTGALVNGNFAVAAKLDLSSAIKQEHLDENLKNIIAVRSEDADKPFAKDIVEAVKSPAYRAVIDDPQNIYSAFQKPEWMSAAQ, from the coding sequence ATGGGATTGCGTCAGAGTTTACGCGTCGCGACCGGAGCGCTATTGCTGGCCTGCGGATTACAATTTGCTCATGCGAACAGCGATCCGCATACCATCGTGTTTGGCGTCGCGCCTGGGCCGTACGGTGATATGGTGAAACAGGCCATTGCCCCTACGCTGAAAGAGAAAGGCTATAAGGTCGTGGTGCGCGAATTCAGTGACTACGTGCAACCGAACATGGCGCTATCCAACGGCAGCATCGATGCCAACCTGTTCCAGCATTCACTCTACTTTGACAAATTCACCGCCGATAAAGGACTTAAGCTGAGCAAGCTGATTGTGGTCCCGACGGCCGGGATGGGTTTTTACTCACATAAAATCAAAAGCCTGGATGAGTTGAAAAAAGGGGATGTGATCACGCTGTCCAACGATCCGACCAACCTGGCCCGCGGTCTGCGTTTCCTGCAATCCATTGGCCTTATCACCATCAAAGACAATATCGATCCTACGAAAGCCTCCGAGCGCGATATCGCCAGCAACCCGAAAGGACTGGTGTTTAAACCGCTGGAAGCCGCGCAGCTGCCGCGCACTTTGGACGGTGTGACCGGCGCGTTGGTCAACGGTAACTTTGCCGTGGCGGCAAAACTGGATCTTTCCAGCGCCATCAAGCAAGAGCATCTGGACGAAAATCTGAAAAATATCATTGCGGTACGCAGTGAAGATGCGGATAAACCGTTCGCGAAAGATATTGTTGAAGCGGTGAAATCTCCGGCGTATCGCGCGGTGATTGATGATCCGCAAAACATCTACAGCGCCTTCCAGAAACCGGAATGGATGTCGGCAGCCCAATAA
- a CDS encoding ABC transporter permease, with the protein MIARWFWREWRSPSLLIVWLALSLAVACVLALGNISDRMEKGLSQQSREFMAGDRSLQSSRTVPKAWIDEARQRGLKVGEQLTFATMTFAQDTPQLANVKAVDEVYPMYGTLQTNPPGLKPQPGSVLLAPRLMALLNLKIGDSIDVGDATLRIAGEVVQEPDSGFNPFQIAPRLMMNIADVEKTAAVQPGSRVTWRYKFGGTPSQLEAYEKWLLPQLKPEQRWYGLEQDEGALGKSLERSQQFLLLSALLTLLLAVAAVAVAMSHYCRSRYDLVAILKTLGAGRAQLRRLIVGQWLMVLVLSGVTGGLFGLLFERVLVVLLKPVLPGELPPASPWPWLWALGTMTVISLLVGLRPYRLLLETQPLRVLRRDVVANVWPLKFYLPVVLLVVIALLAGLMGGSPLLWAVLAGAVVLALLCGVLGWMLLNVLRGLTLTSLPLRLAVSRLLRQPWSTLSQLSAFSLSFMLLALLLVLRGDLLDRWQQQMPPESPNYFLINIATEQVVPLKAFLSEHQVIPESFYPIVRARLTAINEKPTEGNQDEALNRELNLTWQDTRPDHNPITAGSWPPKAGEVSMEEGLAKRLNVRLGDRVTFMGDTQDFSAKVSSLRKVDWESLRPNFFFIFPSGALDAQPQSWLTSFRWENGNGMLTQLNREFPTISLLDIGAILKQVGQVLEQVSRALEVMVVLVTACGMLLLLAQVQVGMRQRHQELVVWRTLGAGKKLLRTTLWCEFAMLGMVAGLVAAIGAETALAVLQTKVFDFPWEPDWRLWVVLPLCGALLLSLCGGWLGSRLLKGKALFRQFSS; encoded by the coding sequence ATGATTGCACGCTGGTTTTGGCGCGAATGGCGCTCGCCTTCATTACTGATTGTCTGGCTGGCGCTGAGCCTGGCGGTAGCCTGCGTGCTGGCGCTGGGCAATATCAGCGATCGTATGGAAAAAGGGCTAAGCCAGCAAAGTCGTGAGTTTATGGCGGGAGATCGGTCGCTGCAAAGTTCGCGCACCGTGCCGAAAGCGTGGATTGACGAGGCGCGACAGCGTGGCCTGAAGGTGGGCGAACAACTGACCTTTGCCACCATGACCTTTGCCCAGGATACGCCGCAACTGGCGAACGTCAAAGCGGTGGATGAAGTGTATCCGATGTACGGCACATTGCAGACCAATCCGCCGGGGCTGAAACCACAGCCAGGCTCGGTGCTGCTGGCCCCGCGTCTGATGGCGCTGCTCAACTTAAAAATCGGTGATTCCATCGACGTTGGCGATGCCACGCTGCGCATCGCCGGGGAAGTGGTACAGGAGCCGGACTCAGGTTTTAATCCGTTCCAGATAGCGCCGCGCCTGATGATGAACATTGCGGATGTCGAAAAAACGGCGGCAGTCCAGCCGGGAAGCCGCGTGACCTGGCGCTATAAATTTGGCGGGACGCCGTCCCAACTGGAAGCCTATGAAAAATGGCTGCTGCCGCAGTTAAAGCCGGAACAGCGCTGGTACGGGCTGGAGCAGGATGAAGGCGCGCTGGGGAAATCACTGGAGCGTTCGCAACAGTTCCTGCTGCTCTCGGCGCTATTAACGCTGCTGCTGGCGGTGGCCGCGGTTGCCGTGGCGATGAGCCATTATTGCCGCAGCCGTTACGATCTGGTGGCGATTCTGAAAACCCTCGGTGCGGGCAGAGCGCAACTGCGCAGGCTGATTGTTGGTCAGTGGCTGATGGTGCTGGTGCTGTCTGGCGTGACCGGCGGGTTGTTCGGGCTGTTATTTGAGCGCGTGCTGGTCGTGCTGCTCAAACCGGTTCTGCCCGGCGAACTACCGCCTGCCAGCCCCTGGCCGTGGCTATGGGCATTAGGTACCATGACGGTTATTTCGCTGCTGGTGGGGTTACGCCCTTACCGTTTGCTGCTGGAGACGCAGCCGCTGCGGGTGCTGCGCCGTGACGTGGTAGCAAACGTATGGCCGCTGAAGTTTTATTTGCCGGTGGTATTGTTAGTTGTGATTGCACTGCTGGCCGGACTGATGGGCGGAAGCCCGCTGCTGTGGGCGGTGCTGGCTGGCGCGGTAGTGCTGGCGTTGTTGTGCGGGGTACTCGGCTGGATGCTGCTCAACGTGCTGCGCGGTCTGACGCTCACCTCGCTGCCGCTGCGTTTGGCGGTCAGTCGACTGTTGCGCCAGCCGTGGTCAACGCTCAGTCAGCTGTCGGCCTTTTCACTTTCCTTTATGCTGCTTGCGCTGCTGCTGGTGCTGCGCGGCGATCTGCTCGACCGCTGGCAGCAGCAAATGCCGCCGGAAAGCCCGAACTATTTTCTGATCAATATTGCCACCGAGCAGGTGGTTCCGCTGAAGGCTTTCCTGTCTGAGCATCAGGTGATCCCGGAATCGTTCTATCCGATTGTGCGGGCGCGTCTGACGGCGATCAATGAGAAGCCAACCGAAGGCAACCAGGATGAGGCGCTGAACCGCGAGCTTAACCTGACCTGGCAGGATACCCGACCGGATCATAACCCGATAACCGCCGGAAGCTGGCCGCCAAAAGCAGGCGAAGTGTCGATGGAAGAGGGGCTGGCGAAACGGCTGAACGTCAGGCTTGGCGATCGGGTGACCTTTATGGGCGATACTCAGGATTTCAGCGCCAAAGTCAGCAGTCTGCGCAAAGTAGACTGGGAAAGCCTGCGACCTAATTTCTTCTTTATCTTCCCCTCCGGCGCGCTGGACGCTCAGCCGCAAAGCTGGTTAACCAGCTTTCGCTGGGAGAATGGCAACGGCATGCTGACGCAGCTTAACCGTGAATTTCCGACCATCAGCCTGCTGGATATTGGCGCCATCCTCAAACAGGTGGGCCAGGTGCTGGAGCAGGTAAGTAGAGCGCTGGAGGTGATGGTGGTGCTGGTTACCGCCTGCGGCATGTTGCTGCTATTAGCGCAGGTCCAGGTCGGTATGCGCCAGCGTCATCAGGAACTGGTGGTCTGGCGCACGTTGGGAGCAGGCAAGAAATTGCTGCGTACCACGCTGTGGTGCGAGTTCGCCATGCTCGGGATGGTAGCCGGATTGGTGGCAGCCATCGGTGCGGAAACCGCATTGGCGGTGCTGCAAACCAAAGTGTTTGATTTCCCGTGGGAGCCAGACTGGCGACTGTGGGTCGTGTTGCCACTTTGTGGGGCATTGCTGCTTTCTTTATGCGGCGGGTGGCTCGGTTCACGTCTGCTAAAAGGCAAAGCGCTGTTCCGTCAGTTCAGTAGTTGA
- the sfbB gene encoding virulence-associated ABC transporter ATP-binding protein SfbB, which translates to MIEIEKVCVDFSAGRGPSTRAVDDVSLRIGAGEIFGIVGTSGAGKSTLLRTLNALTRPSQGSVKVNGVEISALEGAHLRKARQRIGMIFQHFNLMHTRTVAQNVAFSLKAAGWERSKIGPRVSEILALVGLSDKANRFPVQLSGGQKQRVGIARAIANHPDVLLCDEPTSALDLETSATILALLKQINQQLGITIVLITHEMNVIKSICDRVAVMSGGKVVESGEVFDVFAHPQHAFTQQLVSHTLNLTLPERLRQHLPGQLLKILFIGDSAEQPVLSEVAVKFGVAVNILHGKIEYIGERALGILVVQLTAPHNPSAVEVAVEHIRQRTAQVEVIRG; encoded by the coding sequence ATGATTGAAATAGAAAAGGTATGCGTGGATTTTAGCGCAGGCCGTGGACCGTCAACCCGGGCGGTTGATGACGTCAGCTTGCGCATCGGCGCAGGTGAGATATTTGGCATTGTCGGGACCAGCGGCGCGGGGAAAAGTACGCTGCTGCGCACCCTGAACGCCTTAACGCGACCGAGTCAGGGAAGCGTGAAGGTGAACGGCGTAGAAATTTCCGCGCTGGAAGGCGCGCATCTACGTAAAGCTCGTCAACGTATCGGGATGATTTTTCAACATTTTAATCTGATGCATACCCGTACCGTGGCGCAAAACGTCGCCTTTAGCCTGAAGGCTGCCGGATGGGAGCGCAGTAAAATTGGCCCGCGCGTTAGCGAAATCCTGGCGCTGGTGGGGCTGTCTGACAAGGCAAACCGCTTTCCGGTTCAGCTCAGCGGCGGGCAAAAGCAGCGTGTGGGTATTGCCCGCGCGATTGCCAATCACCCGGATGTACTGCTATGTGATGAACCTACCTCCGCGCTGGATCTGGAAACCTCGGCCACGATTCTGGCGTTGCTTAAGCAGATCAATCAACAGTTGGGGATCACGATCGTACTGATCACTCACGAGATGAACGTGATCAAATCGATTTGCGATCGCGTGGCGGTGATGTCCGGCGGCAAGGTGGTTGAGTCCGGTGAGGTGTTTGACGTTTTTGCTCACCCACAGCACGCTTTCACGCAGCAACTGGTGTCGCATACCCTCAATTTGACGCTGCCCGAGCGTCTGCGCCAGCATCTGCCCGGTCAACTGCTAAAAATTCTGTTCATTGGCGATTCGGCGGAACAGCCGGTGTTGTCAGAAGTCGCGGTTAAATTTGGCGTGGCGGTGAACATTCTGCACGGCAAAATTGAATATATTGGCGAACGCGCGCTGGGGATTTTGGTGGTGCAACTGACCGCGCCGCATAACCCTTCAGCGGTGGAAGTCGCCGTGGAACATATTCGTCAACGTACTGCACAGGTGGAGGTGATTCGTGGATGA
- a CDS encoding ABC transporter ATP-binding protein has product MPAENIVEVHHLKKSVGQGDHELSILTGVELVVKRAETIALIGESGSGKSTLLAILAGLDDGTSGEVSLVGQALHAMDEEARAQLRARHVGFVFQSFMLIPTLNALENVELPALLRGENSGKSRDGAKTLLEQLGLGKRLDHLPAQLSGGEQQRVALARAFNGRPDVLFADEPTGNLDRQTGEKIADLLFSLNREHGTTLILVTHDPQLAARCDRRLRLVNGQLQEEA; this is encoded by the coding sequence ATGCCAGCGGAAAACATTGTTGAAGTTCATCATCTTAAGAAATCCGTCGGTCAGGGTGATCATGAGCTATCCATCCTTACCGGAGTTGAACTGGTTGTCAAACGCGCCGAGACCATTGCGCTGATTGGCGAGTCGGGATCGGGGAAATCCACGCTGCTGGCGATCCTCGCCGGGCTGGACGATGGCACCAGCGGTGAAGTCAGCCTCGTGGGGCAGGCGCTGCACGCCATGGACGAAGAAGCCCGGGCGCAACTGAGAGCCCGACACGTGGGCTTTGTCTTCCAGTCGTTCATGTTAATTCCGACCCTCAACGCGCTGGAAAACGTCGAATTGCCTGCGCTGTTGCGCGGCGAAAACAGCGGAAAAAGTCGCGATGGGGCAAAAACACTGCTGGAGCAATTGGGACTGGGAAAACGTCTTGATCATCTTCCAGCTCAACTTTCCGGAGGGGAGCAGCAGCGTGTGGCGCTGGCGCGGGCCTTTAACGGTCGCCCTGACGTGCTGTTCGCCGATGAACCAACGGGCAATCTGGACCGCCAGACCGGAGAGAAAATCGCCGACCTGCTGTTTTCTCTGAACCGGGAACACGGCACCACCCTGATACTGGTGACCCATGACCCGCAACTGGCGGCGCGTTGCGATCGGCGTTTACGCCTGGTGAACGGACAGTTGCAGGAGGAGGCATGA
- a CDS encoding co-chaperone YbbN codes for MKLARQPPCNKKSTKESNSMSTQNIVNINESNLQQTLEQSMTTPVLFYFWSERSQHCLQLTPVLESLAAQYNGQFILAKLDCDAEQMIASQFGLRAIPTVYLFQNGQPVDGFQGPQPEEVIRALLEKVLPSEEELKARQAIEFIEAGNHADALPLLKEAWQISNQSSEIGLLLAETQIALNRSDEAEAVLKTIPLQDQDTRYQGLVAQIELLKQAADTPEIQQLQQQVASNPQDAALATQLAIQLHQVGRNEESLELLFSHLKKDLTAADGQARKTFQEILAALGTGDALASKYRRQLYALLY; via the coding sequence TTGAAGCTCGCGCGTCAGCCCCCATGTAACAAGAAATCGACAAAAGAGAGTAACTCCATGTCCACACAGAATATTGTTAACATTAACGAATCGAACCTACAGCAGACCCTTGAACAGTCGATGACCACGCCGGTCCTGTTCTATTTTTGGTCTGAGCGCAGCCAGCATTGTCTGCAGTTAACACCGGTACTGGAGAGTCTTGCTGCCCAGTACAACGGCCAGTTTATACTCGCTAAGCTCGACTGTGACGCTGAACAGATGATCGCCTCCCAGTTTGGTCTGCGCGCGATCCCCACGGTTTATCTGTTCCAGAACGGTCAGCCGGTAGATGGATTCCAGGGCCCGCAGCCGGAAGAGGTTATTCGTGCGCTGCTGGAAAAAGTGTTGCCGAGCGAAGAAGAGCTGAAAGCGCGCCAGGCTATCGAATTTATCGAAGCGGGTAATCACGCTGATGCGCTGCCGCTGCTGAAAGAAGCCTGGCAGATCTCCAACCAGAGCAGCGAAATTGGTCTGCTGCTGGCGGAAACGCAAATCGCCCTCAATCGTTCTGACGAAGCCGAAGCGGTGCTGAAAACCATTCCGTTGCAGGATCAGGACACCCGTTATCAGGGGCTGGTGGCACAGATCGAATTGCTGAAGCAGGCGGCTGATACGCCGGAAATCCAACAGTTGCAGCAGCAGGTCGCCAGCAATCCGCAGGATGCGGCGCTGGCAACTCAACTTGCCATTCAGTTACACCAGGTCGGACGCAACGAAGAATCGCTGGAGTTGCTGTTTAGCCACCTGAAGAAAGATCTTACTGCAGCCGACGGCCAGGCGCGTAAAACTTTCCAGGAGATCCTTGCCGCACTGGGTACGGGCGATGCGCTGGCCTCGAAGTACCGCCGCCAGCTGTACGCGCTGCTGTACTAA
- a CDS encoding ABC transporter permease, whose product MDDLLPDLTLAFNETFQMLSISTVLAIIGGLPLGFLIFVTDRHLFWQNRFVYLLSSVLVNIIRSVPFVILLVLLLPLTQFLLGNTIGPIAASVPLSVAAIAFYARLVDSALREVDKGIIEAAEAFGASPMRIICTVLLPEASAGLLRGLTITLVSLIGYSAMAGIVGGGGVGDLAIRFGYYRYETQVMVVTVVALIILVQVVQVLGDWLAKRADKRDRH is encoded by the coding sequence GTGGATGATTTATTGCCTGATTTGACGCTGGCGTTTAATGAAACCTTCCAGATGCTGAGCATCTCTACGGTGCTGGCAATTATTGGCGGTCTGCCGCTCGGTTTCCTTATTTTTGTCACCGACCGGCATTTATTCTGGCAAAACCGTTTTGTGTATCTGCTCAGTTCCGTGCTGGTGAATATCATTCGTTCGGTGCCGTTTGTGATCCTGCTGGTGCTGCTGTTGCCGCTAACCCAGTTTTTACTTGGGAATACCATTGGCCCGATTGCGGCGTCGGTCCCACTCTCTGTGGCGGCAATCGCCTTCTATGCCCGTCTGGTCGACAGTGCGCTACGTGAAGTCGATAAAGGCATTATCGAGGCGGCGGAAGCGTTTGGTGCCAGCCCGATGCGCATCATCTGCACTGTTCTGTTACCGGAGGCGAGCGCGGGTCTGCTGCGTGGGTTGACGATAACGCTGGTGAGTCTGATCGGTTACTCCGCGATGGCCGGTATCGTTGGCGGCGGTGGAGTCGGCGACCTGGCGATTCGCTTTGGTTATTACCGCTACGAAACCCAGGTCATGGTCGTTACCGTGGTGGCGCTGATTATTCTGGTGCAGGTCGTTCAGGTGCTGGGCGACTGGCTGGCAAAACGCGCAGATAAGCGCGACAGACACTGA
- a CDS encoding porin, translating to MTIKKTALAVSIGAAVALTTFASQAEITVLKQDPQAGDPLSRLNFTVGGSIRPQFQNMAGDDGKNGYKRNGFDGGTRFRFAADYYLFDDISWVSYYELGVNFPAMFNWDNHYANGANDTTRRMLYTGLKSATWGTLTFGQQNSIYYDVVGAKTDIWDYDMIGQAPGNGINGDYDGSYRTRKSLKYKKTVGDVDLYASYLFSDDYNPNNGLRYKRKGGGSLGVDYHITDDLTWGTAWNYTRAEMRGDTSKTYDQNIVGTALSWKPDNWTFSMGGGWYQNFMTTKKVSVNDYFAGDAWGLEYFAGYTFPVGQYALKSVQPYFMGDRIEYVNGRNYLRTDNGVGISFQLDYGFRVDYEHVFTSSTDNLGDMNLVRLRYDF from the coding sequence ATGACTATAAAAAAAACGGCGCTGGCGGTATCGATCGGCGCAGCAGTGGCATTAACGACCTTCGCCTCCCAGGCGGAAATCACGGTCCTGAAACAAGATCCGCAGGCGGGCGACCCGCTGAGCCGTCTTAACTTCACCGTCGGCGGGAGTATTCGTCCGCAGTTCCAGAATATGGCCGGTGACGATGGTAAGAATGGCTACAAACGTAATGGCTTCGACGGCGGGACGCGTTTCCGCTTCGCTGCTGACTACTATCTGTTTGATGACATCAGTTGGGTGAGCTACTACGAGCTGGGCGTTAACTTCCCGGCGATGTTCAACTGGGACAACCACTACGCTAACGGCGCCAACGATACCACGCGTCGTATGCTGTACACCGGTCTGAAGAGCGCGACCTGGGGTACGCTGACCTTCGGTCAACAGAACAGCATTTACTATGATGTGGTTGGTGCGAAAACGGATATCTGGGACTACGACATGATCGGTCAGGCGCCAGGTAACGGTATCAATGGCGACTATGACGGTTCCTATCGTACGCGTAAATCACTGAAGTATAAGAAAACGGTTGGCGATGTCGATCTCTACGCCTCTTATCTGTTCAGCGATGATTACAACCCGAACAACGGTCTGCGCTACAAACGTAAAGGCGGCGGCTCGTTGGGTGTGGATTATCACATCACCGATGACCTGACCTGGGGTACGGCGTGGAACTACACCCGTGCGGAAATGCGTGGCGACACCAGCAAAACCTACGATCAAAACATCGTTGGTACCGCGTTGAGTTGGAAACCGGACAACTGGACCTTCTCGATGGGCGGCGGTTGGTATCAAAACTTCATGACCACCAAAAAAGTGTCTGTTAATGACTACTTTGCCGGTGATGCCTGGGGTCTGGAATACTTCGCGGGTTACACCTTCCCGGTTGGTCAGTATGCGCTGAAATCTGTTCAGCCCTACTTTATGGGAGACCGTATTGAGTATGTGAATGGCCGTAACTACCTGCGTACTGACAACGGTGTGGGTATCAGCTTCCAGCTGGATTACGGTTTCCGTGTTGATTACGAACACGTATTCACCTCCAGCACCGACAATCTGGGTGATATGAACCTGGTTCGTCTGCGTTACGACTTCTAA
- a CDS encoding SDR family oxidoreductase, which translates to MQKSVLITGCSSGIGLESALELKRQGFQILAGCRKPDDVARMNSMGFTGVLLDLDSPESVDRAADEVIALTDNRLYGIFNNAGYGVYGPLPTISREQMEQQFSANFFGAHQLTMRLLPAMLPHGEGRIVMTSSVMGLISTPGRGAYAASKYALEAWSDALRMELRYSGIKVSLIEPGPIRTRFTENVNQTQSDAPVENPGIAARFTLGPEAVVAKVRHAFESDKPKLRYPVTLVTWAVMLLKRLLPGRIMDKILQG; encoded by the coding sequence ATGCAAAAATCGGTCTTAATAACAGGATGTTCCAGCGGAATCGGTCTGGAAAGCGCGCTTGAGCTAAAGCGCCAGGGTTTTCAAATTCTGGCAGGCTGTCGCAAACCTGACGATGTCGCGCGAATGAACAGCATGGGATTCACCGGCGTATTGCTGGATCTGGATTCACCCGAAAGCGTGGATCGCGCCGCCGATGAGGTGATCGCCCTGACCGATAATCGTTTGTATGGGATCTTTAACAACGCCGGATACGGCGTCTATGGCCCCCTGCCCACCATCAGCCGCGAGCAAATGGAGCAGCAGTTTTCCGCCAACTTCTTTGGCGCACATCAGCTTACCATGCGCCTTTTGCCCGCTATGTTACCCCACGGCGAAGGACGTATAGTGATGACCTCATCGGTCATGGGATTGATCTCAACGCCGGGACGCGGGGCCTATGCCGCCAGCAAATATGCGCTGGAAGCCTGGTCCGACGCACTGCGTATGGAGCTGCGCTACAGCGGGATTAAGGTCAGCCTGATTGAGCCCGGCCCTATCCGCACCCGCTTTACTGAAAACGTCAACCAGACCCAGAGCGATGCTCCCGTGGAAAATCCCGGCATTGCCGCGCGTTTTACGCTGGGACCAGAAGCGGTTGTCGCCAAAGTGCGTCATGCGTTTGAGAGCGATAAACCGAAGCTACGTTATCCAGTTACGCTGGTGACCTGGGCAGTGATGCTGCTTAAACGCCTGTTGCCAGGCCGCATAATGGACAAAATTTTACAGGGTTGA
- the mnmH gene encoding tRNA 2-selenouridine(34) synthase MnmH, whose protein sequence is MNDGTDYRAILLAGTPIIDVRAPVEFQQGAMPGAVNLPLMNDDERAAVGTCYKRQGPEAALELGHQLVSGETRQQRIRAWQDACRQNPAGYLCCARGGQRSHIVQQWLHESGIDYPLIQGGYKALRQAAIQLTEELVQKPIVLIGGCTGNGKTQLVQQQPNGVDLEGLAHHRGSSFGRTVEPQLSQASFENLLAVEMLKTDSRQALRLWVLEDEGRMIGANHLPECLRERMTQASIAVVDDPFERRLERLREEYFVRMHHDFTHAYGESQGWQEYSDYLHHGLFAIRRRLGLQRFAELTALLDVALREQQATGSTDAHMGWLVPLLNEYYDPMYRYQLEKKAAKIVFRGTWQDVADWLNAQ, encoded by the coding sequence ATGAACGATGGAACGGACTATCGCGCAATTCTGCTCGCCGGTACGCCTATAATCGATGTACGCGCCCCCGTCGAATTTCAACAAGGCGCGATGCCGGGGGCAGTCAATCTCCCCTTAATGAACGATGACGAACGTGCCGCCGTGGGTACCTGTTATAAACGTCAGGGGCCTGAGGCTGCGCTCGAATTGGGCCATCAACTGGTCTCGGGTGAAACCCGCCAGCAGAGAATACGTGCCTGGCAGGATGCCTGTCGTCAAAATCCTGCGGGCTACCTATGCTGCGCACGCGGCGGTCAGCGTTCGCATATTGTGCAGCAGTGGCTGCACGAGTCCGGCATTGACTACCCGCTGATACAAGGTGGTTATAAAGCATTGCGTCAGGCAGCGATTCAACTGACTGAAGAACTGGTGCAAAAACCGATCGTCTTAATCGGCGGCTGTACCGGGAACGGCAAAACGCAGTTGGTACAACAGCAGCCGAACGGTGTGGATCTCGAAGGACTGGCTCACCATCGCGGCTCCTCGTTTGGACGTACCGTGGAACCGCAGCTAAGCCAGGCGAGTTTTGAAAACCTGCTGGCGGTCGAAATGCTCAAAACCGACAGCCGTCAGGCTCTACGCCTGTGGGTACTGGAAGATGAAGGCCGCATGATCGGGGCTAATCATCTGCCCGAATGCCTGCGAGAGCGTATGACCCAGGCATCTATAGCGGTGGTTGACGATCCTTTTGAGCGTCGTCTGGAGCGACTGCGCGAAGAGTATTTCGTGCGAATGCACCACGATTTTACCCATGCTTATGGCGAGAGCCAGGGCTGGCAGGAGTACAGTGACTATCTGCACCACGGCCTGTTTGCTATCCGCCGTCGCCTGGGTTTACAACGTTTTGCCGAGTTGACCGCCCTGCTCGACGTGGCTCTGCGCGAACAGCAGGCGACGGGCAGCACCGACGCCCATATGGGCTGGCTGGTGCCGTTGCTCAACGAGTATTACGACCCGATGTATCGCTATCAACTGGAAAAGAAAGCCGCGAAAATCGTCTTTCGCGGCACCTGGCAGGACGTTGCCGACTGGCTTAACGCACAGTGA
- the tesA gene encoding multifunctional acyl-CoA thioesterase I/protease I/lysophospholipase L1, producing the protein MMNFNNVFRWHWPFLFLVLLTFRAAAADTLLILGDSLSAGYRMSASAAWPALLNDKWQTKTPVVNASISGDTSQQGLARLPALLKQHQPRWVLVELGGNDGLRGFAPAQTEQTLRTILQDVKAANAEPLLMQIRLPANYGRRYNETFSAIYPKLAKEFDIPLLPFFMEEVYLKPQWMQDDGIHPNRDAQPFIADWMAQHLTPFLS; encoded by the coding sequence ATGATGAACTTCAACAATGTTTTCCGCTGGCATTGGCCTTTCCTGTTCCTGGTCCTGTTAACTTTCCGCGCCGCCGCTGCGGACACGTTATTAATTCTGGGTGACAGCCTGAGCGCCGGATACCGTATGTCCGCCAGCGCCGCGTGGCCTGCGCTACTTAATGATAAATGGCAAACCAAAACGCCAGTGGTGAATGCCAGCATCAGCGGCGACACCTCGCAGCAGGGCCTGGCCCGTCTGCCTGCATTACTCAAGCAGCACCAGCCGCGTTGGGTACTGGTCGAACTTGGCGGCAACGATGGCCTGCGCGGCTTTGCGCCTGCGCAAACCGAACAAACTCTGCGCACGATTTTGCAGGACGTGAAAGCGGCAAATGCCGAACCGCTATTAATGCAAATTCGTCTGCCGGCAAACTACGGTCGCCGTTATAATGAAACCTTTAGCGCGATTTATCCAAAGCTCGCCAAAGAGTTTGATATCCCTCTGCTGCCCTTTTTCATGGAAGAGGTTTATCTGAAACCCCAGTGGATGCAGGATGATGGTATTCATCCTAACCGTGACGCCCAGCCGTTTATTGCCGACTGGATGGCGCAACATCTCACCCCTTTTCTATCCTAA